A section of the Nerophis ophidion isolate RoL-2023_Sa linkage group LG16, RoL_Noph_v1.0, whole genome shotgun sequence genome encodes:
- the psma5 gene encoding proteasome subunit alpha type-5, protein MFLTRSEYDRGVNTFSPEGRLFQVEYAIEAIKLGSTAIGIQTSEGVCLAVEKRITSPLMEPNSIEKIVEIDGHIGCAMSGLIADAKTLIDKARVETQNHWFTYNETMTVESVTQAVSNLALQFGEEDADPGAMSRPFGVALLFGGVDEKGPQLYHMDPSGTFVQCDARAIGSASEGAQSSLQEVYHKSMTLKNAIKSSLTILKQVMEEKLNSTNIELATVEPGKTFHMYSKEELEDVIKDI, encoded by the exons ATGTTCTTGACGAGATCGGAATATGACAG AGGTGTCAACACATTCTCTCCTGAAGGAAGATTATTCCAGGTGGAATATGCGATTGAGGCTATTAAA CTTGGCTCCACAGCCATTGGTATCCAGACATCGGAAGGGGTGTGCCTGGCTGTGGAGAAGAGGATCACTTCCCCACTAATGGAGCCGAACAGCATTGAGAAGATTGTGGAGATCGACGGTCACATTG GTTGTGCAATGAGTGGCTTGATAGCTGATGCCAAGACTTTAATTGACAAAGCCCGAGTGGAAACACAG AACCACTGGTTCACGTACAACGAGACCATGACGGTGGAAAGCGTGACCCAGGCTGTGTCCAACCTGGCACTGCAGTTTGGGGAAGAAGACGCCGACCCCGGGGCGATG AGTCGACCATTCGGAGTGGCACTTCTTTTTGGAGGAGTGGATGAAAAAGGCCCCCAGCT GTATCACATGGACCCTTCAGGAACCTTTGTGCAGTGTGACGCTCGGGCTATCGGCTCCGCGTCGGAGGGCGCACAGAGTTCTCTCCAGGAGGTCTACCACAAG TCCATGACGCTAAAAAATGCCATCAAGTCGTCTCTCACCATCCTGAAGCAGGTGATGGAGGAAAAACTCAACTCCACCAACATCGAG ctGGCAACAGTGGAGCCAGGGAAGACCTTCCACATGTACTCCAAAGAAGAGCTGGAGGATGTCATCAAGGATATTTAG